The following proteins are encoded in a genomic region of Methanobacterium sp. Maddingley MBC34:
- a CDS encoding membrane protein involved in the export of O-antigen and teichoic acid (PFAM: Polysaccharide biosynthesis protein) — MSSKIARGSLIMLIGYFIFRVGGYFYRFATAYLLGPAGFGILNLALPTQSILIQIASGGMPPAIAKHVSEYSAKGEEEMVKQVIHTSLKIVIILGFFFSLVIFLLADPLANGYFHKPEAALPLKLVALITPFSVIVGVFRGAFQGVFQMGNIVITKAFEQLFMISSAIILILVGFYVAGAVIGTAIGFLFSALAGYYLYRRGLGKRLKNVKLSFTLKQELSLAKVLIIFAFPVLVTGLAETALFDAIGNYIVGAYLASEQLGFYGAATPIARLPLIISMAVATAVLPATAEAMGLENRHVLKSYVNQSYRYVSLVVLPMCVGTFIFATPIMKLLYVNPAFMNGAAALQILAVGMLFFTIYTVSSSIAQGLGKPYLPMIILIAGVILDVVLSTYLIPIYGITGAAAATTITALFIMTSIVWKTLQVADVKLEYKDLGRIVLAAGIMGAVLLLIPQNLLISQATLNFAHFDYISFFSKYVAFLLVMILAAIVYVVALILVGGLKNSDINALRKLSNKTGPLKGKLEKIVSFMERFAH; from the coding sequence ATGAGTTCAAAAATCGCAAGGGGAAGCCTGATCATGTTGATCGGGTATTTCATATTCCGTGTTGGGGGTTATTTTTATCGTTTTGCCACTGCATATCTATTAGGGCCTGCTGGTTTTGGAATACTCAATTTAGCCCTTCCTACGCAGAGTATATTAATACAAATAGCATCTGGGGGCATGCCACCCGCCATTGCTAAACATGTGTCCGAATATTCTGCTAAAGGCGAAGAGGAAATGGTGAAACAGGTAATTCATACCTCTCTAAAAATTGTAATTATTCTTGGATTTTTCTTCAGTTTAGTGATATTTTTACTGGCAGATCCATTGGCCAATGGTTATTTCCATAAGCCAGAAGCTGCACTCCCCCTGAAGCTCGTGGCTTTGATTACTCCTTTCAGTGTTATAGTGGGTGTTTTCAGGGGTGCTTTTCAAGGTGTTTTCCAGATGGGAAATATCGTCATCACCAAAGCATTTGAACAGCTTTTCATGATCAGCAGTGCCATAATCCTGATTCTGGTGGGATTCTATGTGGCTGGAGCGGTTATAGGTACTGCCATAGGTTTCCTGTTCTCAGCATTAGCCGGATACTACTTATATCGAAGGGGGCTGGGAAAACGTCTTAAAAATGTGAAATTATCATTCACCCTAAAACAGGAATTATCCTTAGCTAAAGTTCTTATTATCTTCGCATTCCCTGTTCTTGTAACCGGGCTTGCTGAGACTGCCTTATTTGATGCCATTGGAAACTATATTGTCGGAGCGTATTTGGCCAGTGAACAACTGGGTTTTTACGGTGCAGCCACCCCTATTGCTCGTTTACCCCTCATAATTTCCATGGCAGTTGCAACTGCAGTATTACCGGCAACAGCAGAAGCAATGGGCTTGGAAAACCGACACGTACTTAAAAGTTATGTAAATCAGTCCTATCGTTACGTCAGTTTGGTAGTGCTTCCCATGTGTGTGGGAACCTTTATATTTGCCACCCCCATAATGAAATTACTTTACGTGAATCCTGCTTTCATGAATGGTGCAGCAGCTCTACAGATATTAGCTGTTGGAATGTTATTCTTCACGATTTACACTGTTTCATCCAGTATAGCTCAAGGATTGGGAAAACCATACCTCCCCATGATAATTTTAATTGCAGGAGTTATATTAGATGTGGTATTGAGCACGTATTTAATTCCTATTTATGGAATCACGGGTGCTGCTGCAGCAACAACCATCACCGCCCTTTTCATAATGACTTCAATAGTATGGAAAACTCTTCAGGTAGCTGATGTAAAATTAGAGTACAAAGATCTGGGCAGAATAGTCTTGGCAGCAGGAATAATGGGAGCTGTACTATTATTAATACCTCAAAACCTCTTGATCAGCCAAGCAACTTTGAATTTCGCACATTTTGACTATATTTCCTTCTTTTCCAAATATGTTGCTTTTTTACTGGTCATGATATTGGCAGCTATTGTTTATGTGGTGGCCCTCATACTGGTTGGAGGACTTAAAAATAGCGATATAAACGCACTTCGAAAATTAAGCAACAAAACAGGACCATTGAAAGGTAAATTAGAGAAGATTGTTTCATTCATGGAAAGATTTGCTCATTAA